Proteins encoded by one window of Chaetodon trifascialis isolate fChaTrf1 chromosome 15, fChaTrf1.hap1, whole genome shotgun sequence:
- the LOC139344026 gene encoding apolipoprotein L1-like: MMRWLKIVSKSDCMAPSLYGLSIEEEIRSFSQRAMNVRKALRLYNLLMMKRNESLRDLITEFNSISNGLDKVQKKTKTMSIAGGTTGAVGGMTAVLGIALAPVTMGTSLIATAVGAGMVASAGGMGAQAAKANKKIVNRMTVEKLVYEYKANIVDLEHCLDFILSGMNELRRHDIARLQRAGAHTDALKIAHLSHSVIMSNMYNDRKTSVTHTGGMSSVRLLQAFLKEMDQYFSEKEDQKLKTSNKSRFSGRIRLLAQNLQDELDHLNRMWEMFS; encoded by the exons ATGATGAGATGGTTGAAAATAGTGTCAA AATCTGATTGCATGGCTCCATCACTGTATGGCCTCAGTATAGAGGAAGAAATCAG ATCCTTCAGTCAGAGAGCCATGAATGTGAGAAAGGCCCTGCGTCTCTACAACCTTCTCATGATGAAACGGAATGAAAGCCTGCGGGACCTCATCACAGAGTTCAACTCCATCTCCAACGGCCTGGACAAGGTGCAGAAGAAGACCAAAACCATGAGCATTGCTGGAGGCACCACCGGCGCTGTGGGAGGGATGACTGCAGTGTTGGGTATCGCCTTGGCTCCAGTGACCATGGGCACCTCACTGATCGCTACAGCTGTTGGTGCTGGTATGGTGGCATCCGCTGGGGGTATGGGTGCCCAGGCAGCCAAGGCCAACAAGAAGATTGTGAATAGGATGACAGTTGAGAAACTAGTGTATGAATATAAGGCAAATATTGTTGACCTGGAACACTGTTTGGATTTTATCCTCTCTGGGATGAATGAGCTGCGACGGCACGACATTGCCAGGTTACAGAGGGCAGGAGCCCACACTGATGCACTGAAGATCGCCCACCTGTCACACTCTGTGATTATGAGTAACATGTACAATGATAGGAAGACTTCTGTTACACACACCGGTGGGATGTCATCAGTAAGACTGCTTCAGGCTTTTTTGAAGGAAATGGATCAGTATTTCTCAGAAAAAGAGGACCAGAAGCTGAAGACGTCAAATAAGAGCAGGTTTTCTGGTAGGATTCGCCTGCTGGCTCAGAATCTACAGGATGAACTTGATCACCTGAATCGCATGTGGGAAATGTTTAGTTGA
- the atf4b gene encoding activating transcription factor 4b has product MTMMMTNSQFGLEDMEALLWGPSSPMADPMDFLSVLPDQEEQQEGGGASLEGDTSPVSPITSSSLSSSSSPPPFYSPPRSPPAVVLQGDKVGTESDLLSLPWLGHPAQLSQTVSDDSKEDMFGDLDWMAERVDLSEFDLDSLIGSCSPTEESPSSPEDLLASLDCPMELDSLPVPTLSTPVLSSVPSAVLPSIPTPPPPPTVCSEPSVVTVIEPESDITEQGVPSPPLCVPEPQEELEIKSEPASPDPSSHLVDSPSSPAYTLDLGSEVDVSESEVKPVVAPVIPQVQRLVLSLSPTRIVLVLAPKEEVGITTTTVGTTSEVVHSSPPARPSRSRPYPDPTYKANPPSPSATSVKVKSLRGGEERAPFKVSKTKKLKKMEQNKTAATRYRQKKKSEQEALLEEHAQLERKNMELTEKAESMAREIEYLKELMEEVRMARTKKGFSADP; this is encoded by the exons ATGACCATGATGATGACAAACTCACAGTTTGGCCTGGAAGACATGGAGGCCCTTCTCTGGGGACCTTCCTCTCCCATGGCTGACCCCATGGACTTCCTATCTGTTCTCCCTGACCAAGAAGAAcaacaggaaggaggaggagcctcATTGGAGGGGGACACTTCACCTGTGTCACCCATCACCTCCTCATCactgtcttcttcctcctctcctcctcccttctaCTCTCCTCCTCGCTCGCCGCCGGCCGTCGTCCTCCAAGGGGACAAAGTCGGGACTGAGTCTGACCTGCTCTCCCTCCCCTGGTTGGGCCACCCTGCTCAGCTGAGTCAGACTGTCTCAGATGACAGCAAAG AGGATATGTTCGGTGACCTGGACTGGATGGCTGAGAGGGTGGATCTGAGTGAGTTTGACCTGGACTCTCTGATTGGCTCCTGCAGTCCTACTGAAGAGTCCCCCAGCTCTCCAGAAGACCTCCTAGCCTCCCTGGATTGCCCCATGGAGCTTGACTCCCTCCCAGTGCCCACTCTCTCAACCCCTGTGCTCTCAAGTGTTCCCTCTGCTGTTCTTCCAAGCATACCtacccctcccccacctcccactGTCTGTTCAGAGCCTTCTGTCGTTACAGTGATTGAGCCTGAATCCGACATTACTGAACAGGGtgtcccctcccctcccctgtgTGTCCCAGAGCCACAAGAGGAGCTGGAAATAAAGTCTGAGCCCGCTTCTCCAGACCCGTCGTCCCACTTAGTTGATTCTCCCTCATCCCCAGCATACACCCTGGACCTGGGCAGTGAGGTGGATGTCTCGGAGAGCGAGGTGAAGCCAGTGGTGGCACCTGTCATCCCTCAGGTCCAGAGGCTTGTCCTCTCCCTTTCACCGACCCGCATTGTCCTCGTTCTGGCTCCTAAAGAGGAAGTTGGAATCACCACGACCACTGTAGGCACCACATCAGAGGTTGTTCACTCCTCGCCTCCAGCAAGGCCCTCCAGAAGCAGACCATACCCTGATCCCACATATAAAGCTAATCCACCCTCTCCCAGTGCCACCAGTGTCAAAGTCAAGTCCCTCCGGGGTGGGGAGGAGAGGGCACCTTTCAAGGTATCAAAGACCAAGAAACTGAAGAAGATGGAGCAGAATAAGACAGCTGCCACACGTTATCggcagaagaagaaatctgAGCAGGAAGCACTTCTTGAAGAGCACgcacagctggagaggaagaacaTGGAGCTGACGGAGAAGGCTGAATCCATGGCCAGGGAGATCGAGTACCTCaaagagctgatggaggaggttCGGATGGCCAGGACCAAAAAAGGTTTTAGTGCTGACCCCTAG
- the LOC139344114 gene encoding GTPase IMAP family member 8, with protein MAAVSSASDTGDPRGRHPPERRLLILGGPQSGKTSTANTILGDEVFDSGTETTHSNVGQTEIYGRRVTVVDTPPWAVPSDPEDNTEANSNDNAGAESDSLPQPPPSLDSEGPCMGAILCPPGPHAILLVVSVTQPFTDTQRRAAEEQLGALGGGTWRYSMVVFTGVDKLPKGVFIEEHIANTGEALQWLVERCGSRYHAFDNTRKDTEDNTQVPELMEKVEEMITDNQGWYFEVNELILLEEEQARRALEEERMRMEEHARQREQMIGGPPRELRLLLLGWKGVGKSSVGNSILGRRYFESGQETELCLRRQALVSGRRITIVDTPGWDWFSVRRTPKRIRQESQRGAALLRPGPHTLLLVLPVVSSLTARKRRTLLAHIETLFGDSACLHTMVLFSCGDWLGRTPIEEHILRGGRELQRLLEYCGNYYHVLDSKTPGKDRSVSALLDKIEEMIRENGDKAFLPIQTEWLSEESSYSSDNTEPEDDCRGCQLQ; from the exons ATGGCTGCTGTGTCCTCTGCCTCTGACACTG GGGACCCCAGGGGCCGACACCCTCCTGAGCGCAGACTGCTGATCCTGGGTGGGCCACAGTCTGGTAAGACCTCCACCGCCAACACCATCCTGGGGGATGAGGTCTTCGACTCTGGGACAGAGACCACTCACAGCAACGTGGGCCAGACGGAGATCTACGGCCGACGGGTCACTGTGGTTGACACCCCGCCATGGGCCGTCCCCAGTGACCCAGAGGACAACACCGAAGCCAACAGCAACGACAACGCCGGCGCAGAGTCGGACAGCCTGCCACAGCCGCCGCCAAGCCTGGACAGCGAGGGGCCGTGCATGGGGGCTATTCTCTGCCCCCCTGGACCCCACGCCATCCTGCTGGTGGTGTCGGTCACCCAGCCCTTCACTGACACCCAGAGGAGAGcggcagaggagcagctggggGCTCTGGGTGGAGGCACCTGGAGGTACTCCATGGTGGTCTTTACTGGGGTGGACAAGCTGCCTAAAGGTGTGTTCATTGAGGAGCACATAGCAAACACTGGAGAGGCCCTGCAGTGGCTGGTGGAGAGATGTGGAAGCAG GTACCACGCCTTTGATAACACACGgaaggacacagaggacaacacGCAGGTACCTGAGCTGATGGAAAAGGTGGAGGAAATGATCACTGACAACCaag GCTGGTACTTTGAGGTGAATGAGTTGATTTTACTGGAGGAAGAGCAGGCAAGGAgagctctggaggaggagaggatgaggatggaggAGCACGCcagacagagggagcagatgATCGGAGGACCTCCCAGAG AGTTGAGACTGCTCCTGCTGGGCTGGAAGGGCGTTGGAAAGAGCTCGGTGGGGAACTCCATCCTTGGCCGGCGGTACTTCGAGTCGGGCCAGGAGACGGAGCTGTGCCTGAGGAGGCAGGCGCTCGTATCCGGTCGTCGGATCACCATCGTCGACACCCCGGGCTGGGATTGGTTCTCGGTGAGGCGAACCCCAAAGCGCATCCGGCAGGAGTCCCAGCGCGGAGCCGCCCTCCTGCGACCAGGGCCCCACACCCTGCTGCTGGTCCTCCCCGTCGTCTCGTCGCTCACCGCCAGGAAGAGGCGAACGCTCCTGGCTCACATAGAGACTCTGTTTGGTGACAGTGCGTGCCTCCACACCATGGTGctgttcagctgtggtgattggCTGGGCCGCACGCCCATCGAGGAGCACATTCTTAGAGGCGGGCGGGAACTGCAAAGACTACTCGAATACTGTGGGAACTATTACCACGTCCTGGATAGTAAGACCCCTGGCAAGGACAGGAGTGTGTCGGCCCTACTGGATAAGATAGAGGAGATGATCAGAGAGAACGGAGACAAGGCTTTCCTCCCCATACAGACCGAGTGGT TGAGCGAGGAGAGCTCTTACTCCTCTGACAACACCGAGCCCGAGGATGATTGTCGAGGATGCCAGCTACAGTGA